In one window of Anser cygnoides isolate HZ-2024a breed goose chromosome 3, Taihu_goose_T2T_genome, whole genome shotgun sequence DNA:
- the LYRM2 gene encoding LYR motif-containing protein 2 isoform X2: MAAGRLPPGALTLRQFLRRQQVLQLYRKILRALRDVPAEADRRYLKEWAREEFRRNKDATEEDAIRMMITQGNMQLQELQRTLKLAKS; this comes from the exons ATGGCGGCCGGCCGCCTACCGCCCGGCGCCCTCACCCTCAGGCAG TTCCTGAGGCGCCAGCAGGTTCTCCAGCTGTACAGGAAGATCCTGAGGGCCCTCCGGGACGTCCCTGCCGAGGCAGATCGCCGCTATTTGAAGGAGTGGGCCAGGGAggaattcagaagaaataaggaTGCTACAGAAGAG gATGCAATTAGGATGATGATCACTCAAGGCAATATGCAACTTCAGGAGCTTCAAAGAACACTTAAGCTGGCAAAATCCTGA
- the LYRM2 gene encoding LYR motif-containing protein 2 isoform X1 yields the protein MAAGRLPPGALTLRQGQGSRLTSLCPQFLRRQQVLQLYRKILRALRDVPAEADRRYLKEWAREEFRRNKDATEEDAIRMMITQGNMQLQELQRTLKLAKS from the exons ATGGCGGCCGGCCGCCTACCGCCCGGCGCCCTCACCCTCAGGCAG ggccagggcagcaggCTGACATCTCTCTGTCCTCAGTTCCTGAGGCGCCAGCAGGTTCTCCAGCTGTACAGGAAGATCCTGAGGGCCCTCCGGGACGTCCCTGCCGAGGCAGATCGCCGCTATTTGAAGGAGTGGGCCAGGGAggaattcagaagaaataaggaTGCTACAGAAGAG gATGCAATTAGGATGATGATCACTCAAGGCAATATGCAACTTCAGGAGCTTCAAAGAACACTTAAGCTGGCAAAATCCTGA